The Cellulophaga lytica DSM 7489 nucleotide sequence AAATTGGAGAAATTATAAAGGTTAGATCTGGAGAAAAAATACCTGTAGACGGTATTTTGTTATCTAGCAATGCATCTTTAAACACTGCAGCTATAACAGGAGAAAGTAAACCTTGTAATATAGGTAAAAACTCTGCCGTTTATGCAGGTAGTATAAACTTGCAAAATGTTATAGAAATTAAGTCTACTAAAGAGTTTAAAAACAGTTCTATAGCTCGTATCCTAAACTTGGTACAAAATGCTACAGCTCGTAAATCTAAAACGGAATTATTTATTAGAAAATTTGCAAAAATATACACGCCAATAGTAGTTTTTTTAGCCGTAGGGCTTACGCTTTTACCTTTCTTTTTTGTAAATGATTATGTTTTTAGAGATTGGCTGTACAGAGCATTAGTTTTTTTAGTTATTTCTTGCCCTTGTGCATTAGTAATATCTATTCCTTTGGGGTATTTTGGTGGACTTGGAGCAGCTTCTAAAAACGGAATTTTGTTTAAAGGAGCATCTTTTTTAGACATCATTGCAAAAGTAAATACTTTAGCAATGGATAAAACAGGTACAATTACCAAAGGTGTTTTTAAAATTCAAGAAATAAAAGCACTATCTATTAATGAACCAGAAATGATGAAATATATGCTTGCATTAGAGGCTTCGTCTACGCACCCTATAGCAAAAGCATTATTAGATTATCCTTTAAATGAAACTTTTAATGCAATAAAAATTAAAGAAATAGCAGGTAAAGGAATAAAGGGTATTGTAAATGAAAAAAGAGTGTTGGTAGGCAATGCAGCGCTATTGTTAGATTATAAAATAGATGCATTAACAGAAATTGAAGATATAGTTGAGTCTAGTGTATTAATTGCTATAGATGGCCAATTTGTGGGTTACGTAATTATATCAGATGAAATTAAAGAAGATGCTAGAGAGACTATTTCTGAGGCTTATAAAATTGGAGTTAAAGATTTTTATATGTTTTCTGGTGATAGGGAGTCTATTACTAAAAATGTAGCTAAGCAAATAAATGTATTACGTGCTAAAGGTGGTTTGCTGCCAGAACAAAAGCTAAAAGAAGTAGAAGAATTAATGAAAAACCCTAAAGCTACAGTGGCTTTTGTTGGAGACGGTATTAATGATGCTCCTGTGCTAGCAGTTAGTGATGTTGGTATTGCAATGGGTGGTTTAGGTAGTGATGTAGCTATAGAAACTGCAGATGTTATTATACAAACAGATCAACCATCTAAAATTGTACAAGCCATAAAAATTGGCAAGTCTACAAAAACAATTGTATGGCAAAATATAGCACTAGCTTTTGGTGTAAAACTTATTGTATTGCTTTTAGGTGCTGCTGGATTGGTAACTATGTGGGCAGCTGTTTTTGCAGATGTGGGTGTGGCATTATTAGCTATTTTAAATGCTGTAAGATTACAGCGAATGAAATGGTAAAAAACTAGAGATTAGTATATGAAAAACATAGAAGAAATTACACCTTTTAAGGTTACTACTAATGAGTTGAGCTTAGGTGTAATTACTGCATTAGAAATGAAAAACGGAATATCGGTAAAAAACAGTATTTACTGTAAAAAACAAACATTAATAGCTAGTTATGTTTATGATATAGATGGTGGTTATAATCTGGTATATACAATTATAGATAACAAGGGAAAAGCAGAAAACTTTAAAGAAGAAGATGGGGTTTTGCCAACATTATTTTTTAGTCCGTCTTTAGAAAATTACGTGTCTGTTGTTCCTTACCACCCAAACAAACAATTAGAAATTAGTATTCCGATTTTTAATAGAGAAGAAACTAAATTACCAAAAGGGAATAGACCTTTTACGGGTAAATTTATAGGGGTTTCTAATCAGTTTTCAATTTTTTATGACGTAGATATTTGGAATGATAAAGAACCAGATAAACTTTTAGCAATAGAGTTTAAAAATAATATACTTAAGAAAAAACATAATATAAAAGTTCCTTTACCAAGAAACAATAAAATATTTATACAAAATAATGAAATTCATTTGCTCTCTAATACCAGAACTACTTGGTTGCACAGACAAATAGATGAAAAAGGTAAAGAGATAAGACGCAGAGAACTACAAGCTTCTACCAACTTTTATAGAGAAATTATTAGTTTATCTTTTGAGTCTAACTCTTATGTTTTAACCCAAGAAAATGGGAAACTAAGTATAGAAACAATAACAGTTGATGCTATTTGTACGTCTAAAATATTAGCAGATATTAAAGATGATTTATTTAATACGTGGCAACCAGAGAAAATTAGTAATAACACTTGTGTTATAAGGTTTAATACAGAATTTGGTAATGGTTGGTTTACTATAAGGGGCAACGAAATTCTAGAACTTTTTTATAGTAAAGATGTTAAAGGATTTAAAGACTTAATTAGTGGCGAGGTTATAGAGTTTAGCTACTCTAATTTAATTATATCTAATATTAATAAAACAAAAGATAACGGCTATGCAGTTGTTTTGTATCCTGTGGTAGAGCGTAAAGAAAAGAATAAAGAAATGTTTGTATTTCAAAGGGTTTTGGAGTAATATAAATAAGAGTACTTTTATAGTCTACAAATTAGTTATGGAACAAAACTTTAAAACATATCTTTTTGATAAAATGGGGGTAAGTACTGTTGCTTTTAAGCAATTAGAACCTCATATAAAAACTAAAAAAGTACTAAAAGGAGAACAACTTTTAAAAGCAGGAGATGTTTGTAAGCATACATTTTATGTAGAAAAGGGTGTTTTACGCCTATATGGTTTAGATGAAAATGGTAAAGAAAATATTCTGCAATTTGGTACAGAAAATTGGTTTGTTACAGATAGAGATAGTGTGTATTTTAAAGAACCATCAAACTATTATATAGATGCTTTAGAGGACACAACTGTAATACTGTTAGATGAAGATTTTGTAGAGCTTGTGGCCGATTTAAATCCATCTTTTAGAAAAAAAAATGAAAAATTATTACACAACCATATTCGTCATTTAAACAGAAGAATACATTTACTTTTAGGGGCTTCTGCTAAAACAAGGTATTTAGAGTTTATAAAATTATATCCAGATGTTTTGTTGCGTGTACCACAATGGATGATAGCATCTTACTTGGGTATTACACCAGAGAGTTTAAGTAGAATACGTAAAGACTTGGCAAAGCAAAACTTTACCAAGTATTAAGTATATGTTTAAAAAACCATAGGAACCTCTATTAATAGTACTTTACTATTTTTACTAGCATTTATAGCTATATTGTCTGTTTCCCATAAACCAATACCATCACGTTTACTCAATTGCTCACCTTCAATACTAACATTACCTTCTAAAACAAAAGCATATACACCATTGTCTTTTTTGTTTAAAGCATAGCTTGTAGTAGTATCTTCTGTAAAAGTACCTAAATTAAACCAGGCATCTTGGTAAATCCACACACCAGCATCATTAGCATTAGGAGATAATATTTGATATAACGAGTTCGGTTTTTCTAGCTCTTTTAAGGATATTTGATCATATCTGGGCTTAACATTAGTTTTATTAGGAATAATCCAAATTTGTAAAAATTCCACAGCCCTGTCTTTATTTTTGTTGTATTCACTATGCATTATTCCGGTGCCAGCACTCATTACTTGTATGTCTCCTTGCTTTATAATTGTAGCGTTTCCCATATTATCTTGGTGCTGTAAGTCGCCTTTTAATGGTATAGATATTATTTCCATATTTTGGTGTGGGTGCGTACCAAAACCTCTACCTTCACTTACAGTATCATCATTTAATACACGTAATGCTCCAAAATTCATACGT carries:
- a CDS encoding Crp/Fnr family transcriptional regulator; the encoded protein is MEQNFKTYLFDKMGVSTVAFKQLEPHIKTKKVLKGEQLLKAGDVCKHTFYVEKGVLRLYGLDENGKENILQFGTENWFVTDRDSVYFKEPSNYYIDALEDTTVILLDEDFVELVADLNPSFRKKNEKLLHNHIRHLNRRIHLLLGASAKTRYLEFIKLYPDVLLRVPQWMIASYLGITPESLSRIRKDLAKQNFTKY
- a CDS encoding heavy metal translocating P-type ATPase, with the protein product MSERKEKNSLNVKKQNHNYFNIATGFKAYLPAILSFVILLIGIALDYFNSTPYFKGWYRLVWYTLAYLPVGLPVLKAGFKSIQKGNYFTEFLLMSIATIGAFAIGEYPEGVTVMLFYTIGELFQGAAVTKAKSNIKALLDIRPKEALVLRNSSYVSVKPDTIKIGEIIKVRSGEKIPVDGILLSSNASLNTAAITGESKPCNIGKNSAVYAGSINLQNVIEIKSTKEFKNSSIARILNLVQNATARKSKTELFIRKFAKIYTPIVVFLAVGLTLLPFFFVNDYVFRDWLYRALVFLVISCPCALVISIPLGYFGGLGAASKNGILFKGASFLDIIAKVNTLAMDKTGTITKGVFKIQEIKALSINEPEMMKYMLALEASSTHPIAKALLDYPLNETFNAIKIKEIAGKGIKGIVNEKRVLVGNAALLLDYKIDALTEIEDIVESSVLIAIDGQFVGYVIISDEIKEDARETISEAYKIGVKDFYMFSGDRESITKNVAKQINVLRAKGGLLPEQKLKEVEELMKNPKATVAFVGDGINDAPVLAVSDVGIAMGGLGSDVAIETADVIIQTDQPSKIVQAIKIGKSTKTIVWQNIALAFGVKLIVLLLGAAGLVTMWAAVFADVGVALLAILNAVRLQRMKW
- a CDS encoding pirin family protein — protein: MKTVIHKANTRGHANHGWLNSYHSFSFANYQNTERMNFGALRVLNDDTVSEGRGFGTHPHQNMEIISIPLKGDLQHQDNMGNATIIKQGDIQVMSAGTGIMHSEYNKNKDRAVEFLQIWIIPNKTNVKPRYDQISLKELEKPNSLYQILSPNANDAGVWIYQDAWFNLGTFTEDTTTSYALNKKDNGVYAFVLEGNVSIEGEQLSKRDGIGLWETDNIAINASKNSKVLLIEVPMVF